A stretch of Dietzia lutea DNA encodes these proteins:
- a CDS encoding IS30 family transposase has product MAKQLDWRLRAGVCRSLLEGMTGIEAATLWGVSMATAWRWAKLAGMTFEVGRRGGVGSGVATAVSQRPLKESASYRRLTLFDRVYIQAMFDLPTPAGVRAIARGLQVAASTISRELAAHSFEHWGKRRYDARLAHLLALDKRKRCRPGKLEATQLRGEVIARLNQRFSPEQVAGELRVMFPDQPEMNVSPETIYQALYVQGKGALRHELKVEKALRSGRKSRVPTSALPPRTSRPWLQGARLSDRPAEVEDRAVPGHWEGDLVVGPNNSGIVTLVERHTRYVLIGRLPGCRDSATVTDVLAQMIEALPSRLVSTITWDQGTEMAAHAAFTVKTGCPIFFCDPHSPWQRGSNENTNGLIRDFYPKGTDFNTISDDELAETERLLNIRPRAIHGFHSPHAKMTELIAGVALAT; this is encoded by the coding sequence GTGGCTAAACAGCTGGACTGGAGACTGCGGGCGGGTGTGTGTCGGTCCTTGCTGGAGGGCATGACCGGGATCGAGGCGGCGACGCTGTGGGGTGTCAGCATGGCCACGGCGTGGAGGTGGGCCAAGCTTGCGGGCATGACCTTTGAGGTGGGACGACGCGGCGGCGTGGGCTCCGGTGTGGCAACGGCCGTATCCCAGCGGCCGCTGAAGGAGTCGGCGAGTTATCGCCGGTTGACCCTGTTTGACCGGGTCTACATCCAGGCCATGTTCGACCTGCCGACCCCGGCCGGGGTCCGGGCGATCGCCCGGGGTCTGCAGGTGGCCGCCTCGACGATCTCGAGGGAGTTGGCTGCCCACTCGTTCGAGCACTGGGGCAAGCGGCGTTACGACGCCCGGTTGGCCCATCTGCTGGCCCTGGACAAGCGCAAGCGCTGCCGGCCGGGCAAGCTGGAGGCCACGCAGCTGCGCGGCGAGGTCATCGCCCGGTTAAACCAGCGGTTCTCACCCGAGCAGGTCGCCGGGGAGCTGCGGGTGATGTTCCCCGATCAGCCGGAGATGAACGTGTCCCCCGAGACGATCTACCAGGCGCTATACGTCCAGGGCAAGGGCGCGCTGCGGCACGAGCTCAAGGTCGAAAAGGCCTTGCGCTCCGGGCGCAAGAGCCGCGTGCCCACGTCCGCCCTGCCGCCGCGAACCTCGCGTCCGTGGCTGCAAGGAGCTCGCCTTAGCGACCGGCCGGCCGAGGTGGAGGACCGCGCCGTGCCCGGGCACTGGGAGGGCGATCTGGTCGTGGGGCCGAACAACTCCGGGATCGTCACCCTGGTCGAGCGCCACACCCGCTACGTACTGATCGGGCGCCTGCCCGGCTGCCGGGACAGCGCCACCGTCACCGATGTACTGGCCCAGATGATCGAGGCGCTGCCCTCCCGGCTGGTATCCACGATCACCTGGGACCAGGGCACCGAGATGGCAGCGCACGCCGCGTTCACCGTCAAGACCGGCTGCCCGATCTTCTTCTGCGATCCGCACTCGCCCTGGCAGCGCGGATCCAACGAGAACACCAACGGACTGATCCGGGACTTCTACCCCAAAGGCACCGACTTCAACACCATCAGCGACGACGAACTCGCCGAAACCGAACGCCTCCTCAACATCCGCCCCCGAGCCATCCACGGCTTCCACAGTCCCCATGCGAAGATGACCGAACTAATCGCCGGTGTTGCGCTAGCCACCTGA
- a CDS encoding DedA family protein, whose translation MIVSAASPSTDPSAGYDGFIGWVLTLMETLGEIGVGIAILLETFLPPIPSEAVLPGAGFLAYEGRMNFWLAWAAATAGALLGAWIWYVVGAALGRDRTRRLVGRIPLLDHDDFDKSEAFFQRWGGVAVLVGRCVPLVRSFISIPAGIERMSFTHFSAYTLLGSGVWNAIWIGAGYLFGPAIRPALEQWSGALSNAVVAVIAIAFVWFVVKRVRRLVRSSAGEKKSVGSDH comes from the coding sequence ATGATCGTTTCCGCTGCGTCGCCTTCGACCGACCCCTCCGCGGGGTACGACGGATTCATCGGCTGGGTCCTCACCCTCATGGAGACACTCGGCGAGATCGGCGTCGGTATCGCGATCCTGCTGGAGACCTTCCTGCCGCCGATCCCGTCCGAGGCCGTCCTTCCCGGCGCCGGCTTCCTGGCCTACGAAGGTCGGATGAACTTCTGGCTGGCCTGGGCGGCGGCGACCGCGGGCGCGCTGCTCGGCGCGTGGATCTGGTACGTCGTGGGCGCGGCGCTCGGGCGTGACCGCACCCGCCGCCTCGTCGGCCGGATCCCGCTGCTGGACCACGACGACTTCGACAAGTCGGAGGCGTTCTTCCAGCGCTGGGGCGGGGTCGCCGTGCTGGTGGGACGCTGTGTCCCCCTCGTGCGGTCGTTCATCTCCATCCCCGCGGGCATCGAGCGGATGTCGTTCACCCACTTCAGCGCCTACACGCTGCTCGGGTCCGGTGTGTGGAACGCCATCTGGATCGGCGCCGGGTACCTCTTCGGCCCCGCCATCCGGCCCGCGCTTGAGCAGTGGAGCGGAGCGCTGTCCAACGCGGTGGTGGCGGTGATCGCCATCGCGTTCGTGTGGTTCGTGGTCAAGCGCGTGCGCCGACTCGTGCGGTCGTCGGCCGGCGAGAAGAAGTCGGTCGGTAGCGACCACTGA
- a CDS encoding alternate-type signal peptide domain-containing protein — translation MKKTTKGALAAGAAAVLLAGGAGTFAAWTESGDATPGASVQTGSLGVTQVANSASWTWADGTAFDPNSDTLVPGDSIEFTGRYLLDVEGSNLRAELVATSGTSALPAGLEWTPNSGNTLTDLSEVPDDNTEVTVGGTLTFAPGADASMNETITVNELTVTISQTAPASVPAPTGDA, via the coding sequence ATGAAGAAGACCACCAAGGGCGCACTCGCCGCCGGTGCAGCCGCTGTTCTCCTCGCCGGCGGTGCCGGAACCTTCGCCGCGTGGACCGAGAGCGGCGACGCCACCCCGGGCGCCAGCGTCCAGACCGGCAGCCTGGGTGTCACCCAGGTGGCGAACAGTGCGTCCTGGACCTGGGCCGACGGCACGGCATTCGATCCCAACTCGGACACCCTCGTCCCGGGCGACTCGATCGAGTTCACCGGCCGTTACCTCCTGGACGTCGAGGGGTCGAACCTCCGGGCAGAGCTGGTCGCCACCAGCGGCACCAGCGCCCTCCCGGCCGGACTGGAGTGGACGCCCAACTCGGGTAACACCCTGACCGATCTCTCCGAGGTGCCGGACGACAACACGGAGGTCACCGTCGGCGGCACCCTGACCTTCGCCCCGGGCGCCGACGCCTCGATGAACGAGACCATCACGGTCAACGAGCTGACTGTCACCATCAGCCAGACCGCGCCCGCGTCCGTGCCCGCGCCGACCGGGGACGCGTAA
- a CDS encoding SGNH/GDSL hydrolase family protein: MNHVTDITRMLRGHDHVETTSRGVLPHRLPAWVGAQFPDPQLSSMEAQPSGVRLAMVTEAQSIELVTHTTRIDYRGIERPRGSVDLVIEQQLVSSDLLTGGDAIETDLQTGSTSLVSGPPHLTRFEDIGAGEKLVELWLPHNERVEIVKLRADAPLTPAPTTRRAWLHHGSSISHGSNATTPARIWPAVAARLGGVELRNLGFGGSALVDPFTARAMRDTPADVISLKLGINVVNSDSMRLRSFVPAVHGFLDTIRDGHPTTPILLVSPIYCGIHEDTPGPGAIAAESFSAGRALFEATGETGDTAQGRLTLRVIRDALSSVFAHRDDENLHYLDGTELYGAEDAAEHPLPDALHPDTGTHEVIGTRFARHAFGEGGPLAAPGIAER, from the coding sequence ATGAATCACGTCACCGACATCACAAGGATGCTCCGCGGGCACGACCACGTGGAGACCACCTCGCGGGGGGTGCTGCCGCACCGTCTCCCCGCCTGGGTCGGCGCACAGTTCCCCGACCCGCAGCTGTCCTCCATGGAGGCGCAGCCCTCCGGCGTGAGACTGGCGATGGTCACCGAGGCGCAGAGCATCGAGCTCGTCACCCACACCACGCGGATCGACTACCGCGGGATCGAGCGCCCCCGCGGCAGCGTCGATCTGGTGATCGAACAGCAGCTCGTCTCGAGCGACCTGCTCACCGGCGGCGACGCCATCGAGACCGACCTCCAGACCGGCTCCACCTCGCTCGTGAGCGGCCCGCCCCACCTCACGCGGTTCGAGGACATCGGCGCGGGCGAGAAGCTCGTCGAGCTGTGGCTGCCGCACAATGAGCGGGTCGAGATCGTCAAGCTCCGCGCGGACGCCCCGCTGACCCCGGCGCCGACCACGCGGCGGGCCTGGCTCCATCACGGCAGTTCCATCAGCCACGGCTCCAATGCCACGACGCCCGCGCGGATCTGGCCCGCCGTGGCCGCCCGGCTCGGCGGGGTCGAACTACGGAACCTCGGCTTCGGCGGCAGCGCCCTGGTCGACCCGTTCACGGCCCGCGCCATGCGCGACACCCCGGCCGATGTCATCAGCCTCAAGCTGGGCATCAACGTGGTGAACTCCGACTCCATGAGGCTGCGCTCGTTCGTCCCCGCGGTCCACGGCTTCCTCGACACGATCCGCGACGGGCACCCCACCACGCCGATATTGCTCGTCTCGCCGATCTACTGCGGGATCCACGAGGACACCCCGGGGCCCGGCGCGATCGCGGCGGAGAGCTTCAGCGCCGGGCGCGCCCTCTTCGAGGCCACCGGCGAGACCGGCGACACCGCCCAGGGACGTCTCACACTGCGGGTGATCCGCGACGCCCTGTCCTCGGTCTTCGCGCACCGGGACGATGAGAACCTGCACTACCTCGACGGCACGGAGCTCTACGGAGCGGAGGACGCGGCAGAGCATCCCCTGCCCGACGCGCTCCACCCCGACACGGGGACACACGAGGTGATCGGCACCCGCTTCGCCCGGCACGCCTTCGGCGAGGGCGGCCCGCTCGCGGCCCCGGGGATCGCTGAGCGCTGA
- a CDS encoding signal peptidase I yields MTTASDGDASNSGASNRDAGHSEEATPLSWWVRTIGGWLLFLVVAGMLLALIVVPRVSGAQAYTVLTGSMEPTISPGALVVVRPTPVEELQVGDVVTVQPYSGNPAVVTHRVTGVYYDPSGQPRITTQGDANNTPDDWSLVPEQVRGVLWYSVPQLGRVNLLLSGDTRALGVAVVSGGLLLYAVWMLGSGVRDRARDRRIQRTSAPAGRGGRVAARIGGGDDDDVGP; encoded by the coding sequence ATGACGACGGCCTCTGACGGGGACGCCTCGAACAGCGGCGCCTCGAACAGGGACGCGGGCCATTCCGAGGAGGCGACCCCGCTCAGCTGGTGGGTGCGCACGATCGGCGGTTGGCTGCTGTTCCTCGTGGTGGCGGGCATGCTGTTGGCCCTGATCGTGGTACCGCGGGTCAGCGGGGCGCAGGCATACACGGTGCTGACCGGGTCGATGGAGCCGACCATCTCGCCGGGCGCGCTCGTCGTCGTCCGGCCCACTCCGGTGGAGGAACTGCAGGTCGGCGACGTCGTCACGGTCCAGCCCTACTCCGGGAATCCGGCGGTGGTCACGCACCGCGTCACCGGCGTCTATTACGACCCGTCGGGTCAGCCGCGCATCACCACGCAGGGCGATGCCAACAACACGCCCGACGACTGGTCGCTCGTGCCCGAGCAGGTGCGCGGCGTCCTGTGGTACTCCGTGCCGCAGCTCGGCCGCGTCAACCTGCTTCTCTCCGGGGACACGCGGGCGCTCGGCGTCGCCGTGGTGTCGGGCGGCCTGCTGCTCTACGCGGTGTGGATGCTCGGAAGCGGCGTCCGCGACCGCGCGCGGGACAGGCGCATCCAGCGGACGTCCGCGCCGGCCGGACGTGGCGGCAGGGTCGCCGCCCGGATCGGTGGGGGAGACGACGACGATGTGGGCCCGTAG
- a CDS encoding signal peptidase I: MTAPTRTPPRRAREIALNLGAALGLLCLLAASASLFLGITPLVFRSGSMAPTIPTGALGLATSVPAVELEPGDIVSVDDATGDRITHRAIDVEPLADGSAAVRMRGDANDAPDRAPYVVSEADRVFFHVDHLGYAVAWLSTPVAIFLGGMLAGGAAVIAFGRTRNTQEGDPADADSPALTGAGDNRFARDEDGIGRG; encoded by the coding sequence ATGACAGCGCCCACGCGCACCCCGCCCCGGCGCGCGCGGGAGATCGCCCTCAACCTCGGCGCGGCCCTGGGACTGCTGTGTCTCCTCGCCGCGTCCGCGTCCCTGTTCCTGGGGATCACCCCGCTGGTGTTCCGCTCGGGCTCCATGGCGCCCACTATCCCCACGGGTGCCCTCGGGCTGGCCACCTCCGTGCCGGCCGTTGAGCTGGAGCCGGGCGACATCGTCAGCGTGGACGACGCCACCGGCGACCGGATCACGCACCGCGCGATCGACGTGGAACCACTGGCGGACGGCAGCGCGGCCGTCCGGATGCGCGGCGACGCGAACGATGCGCCGGACCGGGCACCGTACGTCGTCAGCGAGGCCGATCGCGTCTTCTTCCACGTCGACCATCTCGGCTATGCCGTCGCCTGGCTGTCCACCCCGGTGGCGATCTTCCTCGGCGGGATGCTGGCCGGCGGCGCGGCCGTGATCGCCTTCGGGCGCACCCGCAACACACAGGAAGGCGACCCGGCCGATGCGGACTCACCTGCGCTCACGGGAGCCGGCGACAACCGGTTCGCGCGCGACGAGGACGGGATCGGCCGTGGCTGA
- a CDS encoding enoyl-CoA hydratase-related protein — MQTSPDQAANTDSAQPEVILERHDEIAVIRLNRPHKLNAVTSQNLADIIAALDTCDADDDVRAVVLTGTGRALCAGADLSGGEDTFVAEPDADTGAAPPDTGGQVALRIYRMTKPIISAINGSAAGVGVTMTLPTDVRIAAENAKFGFVFTRRGLVPEACSTWFLPRVVGISAAVEWTVGGRTIPAAEALERGLVRELLPADEVLPRAIEIAREMTRGTAPVSAALTRQLMWRMLGAPDPEVAHRAESIGIYTRGKSADIRAGVSAFLAKEEPDFPDRVSDGLPDLFA; from the coding sequence ATGCAGACCTCGCCTGACCAGGCCGCCAACACCGACTCCGCGCAGCCGGAAGTCATTCTCGAGCGCCACGACGAGATCGCCGTCATCCGGCTCAACCGACCACACAAGCTCAACGCGGTGACGTCGCAGAACCTGGCGGACATCATCGCCGCCCTCGACACCTGCGACGCCGACGACGACGTCCGCGCGGTCGTCCTCACCGGCACGGGTCGGGCGTTGTGCGCCGGGGCGGACCTCTCGGGTGGCGAAGACACGTTCGTCGCGGAACCCGATGCCGACACGGGCGCAGCGCCGCCGGACACGGGCGGTCAGGTGGCGCTGCGGATCTACCGGATGACCAAGCCGATCATCTCGGCCATCAACGGCTCAGCGGCCGGGGTCGGCGTCACCATGACTCTCCCGACAGACGTCCGCATCGCGGCGGAGAACGCCAAGTTCGGCTTCGTGTTCACCCGCCGCGGGCTCGTTCCGGAGGCGTGTTCGACCTGGTTTCTGCCCCGCGTGGTGGGCATCTCCGCGGCGGTCGAGTGGACGGTCGGTGGCCGGACCATCCCGGCGGCCGAAGCCCTCGAGCGGGGTCTGGTCCGGGAGTTGCTCCCCGCCGACGAGGTGCTCCCCCGCGCCATCGAGATCGCGCGCGAAATGACCCGCGGTACGGCTCCGGTGTCGGCGGCACTGACCCGTCAGCTGATGTGGCGCATGCTCGGCGCACCCGACCCGGAGGTCGCCCACCGCGCGGAGTCGATCGGGATCTACACCCGCGGCAAGTCCGCAGACATCCGCGCCGGGGTCTCCGCGTTCCTCGCCAAGGAGGAACCGGACTTCCCGGACCGCGTCTCCGACGGGCTGCCCGACCTCTTCGCCTGA
- a CDS encoding cupin domain-containing protein: MRSTTIRRGIVLAAGAFALAASACSHGEAESSDESAIAPPPPPASAIVGTQPVLAVDIVQGQQDQPVDVQVDGDEGVAVTFRELTIVAGTGTGRHCHHGQLIAVVKQGEITLYSDTLPGGTRTFRAGDSIVEGAGYPHEARNEGTEDVVLMVTYVTPVGKPLVEEDLSQCE, translated from the coding sequence ATGCGGAGTACAACGATCAGACGCGGCATCGTCCTGGCGGCCGGGGCTTTCGCGCTGGCCGCCTCGGCCTGCAGTCATGGTGAGGCGGAGTCCTCGGACGAATCGGCGATCGCGCCCCCACCTCCGCCCGCGTCGGCGATCGTCGGCACGCAGCCGGTCCTCGCCGTCGACATCGTGCAGGGGCAGCAGGATCAACCGGTCGACGTGCAGGTCGACGGCGACGAAGGCGTGGCGGTGACGTTCCGCGAGCTCACGATCGTCGCGGGCACCGGCACGGGGAGGCACTGCCACCACGGGCAGCTCATCGCCGTGGTGAAGCAGGGCGAGATCACCCTCTACTCCGACACCTTGCCCGGAGGCACGCGTACCTTCCGGGCGGGGGACTCGATCGTCGAAGGCGCCGGCTACCCGCACGAGGCGCGGAACGAGGGCACCGAGGACGTCGTCCTCATGGTGACGTACGTGACCCCGGTCGGGAAGCCGCTCGTCGAAGAGGATCTCTCGCAGTGTGAGTGA
- a CDS encoding SDR family NAD(P)-dependent oxidoreductase, with protein sequence MSAVDLAGRVAVVTGSTAGLGARFAHVLAGAGATVIVTGRRTERTTEVVESITASGGTAHGVGLDVADAASIEDCISEVTEKYGIPQILVNNAGIPDAQRAHKMPLELVDAVLDTNIRGPWLMATGVARRLIAAESPGRIVNISSMNSFHYAGEAAALYATTKAAVNRMTETLAVEWARNFINVNAIAPGAFESEMMDGMLSRMGDIAPGFPRKRIGRQDQLDSTLLYLVSDASDAVTGTVVKVDDGQIHR encoded by the coding sequence ATGAGCGCTGTCGACCTCGCCGGACGTGTCGCCGTCGTCACCGGATCGACCGCCGGACTCGGCGCGCGATTCGCCCACGTGCTGGCCGGGGCCGGCGCGACGGTGATCGTGACGGGGCGTCGCACCGAGCGGACCACGGAGGTCGTCGAGTCGATCACCGCGAGCGGCGGTACGGCTCACGGCGTCGGGCTCGACGTGGCGGATGCGGCGTCGATCGAGGACTGCATCAGCGAGGTCACCGAGAAGTACGGCATCCCGCAGATCCTGGTCAACAACGCGGGCATCCCGGACGCCCAGCGCGCGCACAAGATGCCGCTCGAACTCGTGGACGCGGTCCTGGACACCAACATCCGCGGCCCGTGGCTCATGGCGACCGGGGTGGCGCGTCGACTGATCGCGGCCGAGTCGCCGGGCCGGATCGTCAACATCTCGTCGATGAACTCATTCCACTACGCCGGTGAGGCCGCCGCGCTCTACGCCACCACGAAGGCGGCGGTGAACCGCATGACGGAGACGCTCGCCGTGGAGTGGGCCCGGAACTTCATCAACGTCAACGCCATCGCGCCGGGGGCGTTCGAGTCGGAGATGATGGACGGCATGCTCTCGCGGATGGGCGACATCGCCCCGGGTTTCCCGCGCAAGCGCATCGGCCGTCAGGATCAGCTGGACTCGACCCTGCTCTACCTGGTCTCCGATGCCTCGGACGCGGTCACCGGGACGGTCGTGAAGGTCGACGACGGCCAGATCCACCGCTGA
- a CDS encoding organic hydroperoxide resistance protein gives MSDALYTVEALSTGGGRDGHVATADKAVDLNMAPPKELGGSGEGNNPEQLFAAGYAACFHSALQSAARQKKVKIDGSSVGARISLVRSGEESIDLAVQLEVIIPGLETEQADELAKLAHEMCPYSRAVEGNIEVSVSVGED, from the coding sequence ATGTCCGATGCGCTCTATACCGTCGAAGCCCTGTCGACCGGCGGCGGCCGGGACGGCCACGTGGCCACCGCCGACAAGGCCGTGGACCTGAACATGGCCCCGCCCAAGGAGCTCGGTGGCTCCGGCGAGGGCAACAACCCCGAGCAGTTGTTCGCCGCCGGGTACGCCGCCTGCTTCCACTCCGCCCTGCAGAGCGCGGCCCGGCAGAAGAAGGTGAAAATCGACGGCTCGTCCGTCGGCGCACGGATCTCGCTGGTGCGCTCCGGCGAGGAGAGCATCGACCTGGCCGTGCAGCTCGAGGTGATCATCCCCGGCCTCGAGACCGAGCAGGCCGACGAGCTAGCGAAGCTCGCCCACGAGATGTGCCCCTACTCGCGCGCCGTGGAGGGCAACATCGAGGTCAGCGTCTCGGTCGGCGAGGACTGA
- a CDS encoding DUF3072 domain-containing protein, producing the protein MTDSQQTPSSDSGSRSNDPGDETLGAPVPEGRATGSGSLQRDPDDWVTGDEPMTEAQKSYLDTLAREAGEELPATLSKAEASEHIDRLQKGNPRTDQS; encoded by the coding sequence ATGACCGATTCTCAGCAGACCCCGAGCAGTGACAGCGGATCCCGGAGCAACGATCCCGGTGACGAGACCCTCGGCGCCCCGGTCCCCGAGGGGCGGGCCACCGGCAGTGGGTCGCTGCAGCGTGACCCCGACGACTGGGTCACCGGCGACGAGCCCATGACCGAGGCGCAGAAGAGCTACCTCGACACCCTGGCCCGCGAGGCCGGCGAGGAGCTCCCGGCGACCCTGTCCAAGGCGGAGGCGTCCGAGCACATCGACCGCCTGCAGAAGGGCAACCCGCGCACCGACCAGTCGTAG
- the kdpF gene encoding K(+)-transporting ATPase subunit F yields the protein MSVAGVTSVVLVVVAVITLGYLLAALIDPERFS from the coding sequence GTGAGCGTCGCAGGCGTGACGTCCGTTGTCCTCGTCGTCGTCGCCGTCATCACCCTCGGCTACCTCCTGGCCGCACTCATCGACCCGGAGCGGTTCTCATGA